Sequence from the Nocardia cyriacigeorgica GUH-2 genome:
GAGCTTGTCGATCCGCATCATCTGGGCAGCGTTGGACGCGATCTACCACGGGTTCATGATGATTTTCGGCCTTGCCGCGGGCGGTTTCATCTACGGTCCCACGCAAACCTTCATGGCCCGGAACGCGGCCGACAGCATCATCGCCGGCGCGCGTATGGCGGTCAACACCGTCTTCCTCAGCGTGTACCTGTTGATCCTGGGCAGAGTATTCGAGCAGGCCGGCGGTCAGGTGATCACGGTTCTGGTCGTCGGCGCCGTCATCCAGATCGTGGGTGTCGTACAGGCACGTCGCCTCAACGATAGTCTGACCCGCGGTAACGAATGGATCGCCGATCGGTTTTCCGCCGTCATGCAGGGTGGGCAAGCCCTCGGCGCGGGCGGGGGCGGTGGGGCCGGTGGTTCCGGGATGGGACTGGCCGGAGTCACCAACACGATGGGTACCGGCGCAGCTCTCCTGGCCGGTATGGGAGCGCTCTCGACGATCAACAACTCACCGGCGGCAGCCTGGCTGATCGGGCGCGTCAACCCGCTGAACCCGGCCGCGCGCCGGGCGGAACAAATGCGGAGGACCCAGATCGCCGGGTGGACCCAGGCGCACATGGCCGAGGCGTACCCGGCCAGCTTCCTCAACCGCGTGCAGTTCGCCGAGGCCGCCAGCGAGGGTCTCGCCCGCCATCAGGCCGAGCGCTTGCGTGGCTGGAACACCACGGCCAACACGAGGACACCAGACCACGTTCACATCCCGAGCGGTATCGACACACCACGCGGCGCCGCGATCGCCGTCCAGTGGGCCGCGGGCGCCGGTGCCGCCAGCGAGGGTGATCTGCTCGCGGCGCTCGCCATGGCGGGCTTCACCGATCGTCAGGTGATGAACAATGCTATCTGGGCGCATGTTTACGCGGAGAATCACACTGCTGATGAACCTGCCAAGGCCAAGCCGATGGCCCGTGTGGCAGCGTTGTCCCGGGTTTTCGAGAGCAACCCGACCGAGCACAATCTGTACGCATTGGAAATGGCTGCTGTGCAGCTTCGTACCGAGCGGAGCGGCGGTGTTGCCCTGACAAGTGCGCAGCGCGACCTCGCACGCGACTACATGGACAACCCCACCCTCGAAGGGATTCGGCGCCTGCAGCGACGCGCCGATGGGCTTGACCCGGTGACCGGGAACGTCGATCCCGGGAGCACCCGGGACGACCGAATCGCCGCTGAGCGAACGCTATCCTGGATCGAGAATGGTTATGCGATGAACATTCTGAATGCGGTCGACCAGCTCAATCAAACTCCGCTGGAGGATATTCAGGCCGGCGCCCGCGTCCGGTCCGCGCACCCTGCCGTTCGCGATCTTCGCCGGTGGGTGACCGATGCGCGGCGACTGGAGCGGCAGACGCATGGTGACGGCGCGACCGGTGCGGATATGGCGCCGCCACGGTAGGTTCCGCAACGGAAGGTAGTCGAGTCTCTTCATGAAGTTCATGGCGTGGTCCGCGGTCGGGCTGGCCGCGGTCGGCGGAGCGTTGTTCGTCGTGGTCGCGGCATTCACCGGAATCAGTACGTCTGCCGGCGAACGGTTCTTCAATTGCCAATGCGACAGCGCGATCGGTCCGGACCCGTCGGTCACCGCGACGGCCTCGCCCACATCCGGCGTTTGTGATTCCGACGAGGAATGGGATTCTTCGGGAGTGCCGACGACGAACCCCTACGCATCGCTGACGGTTGCCTCCGGCGATACCGAGATCACCGAGTGGCGGCGTGACTGTATTTCGGCCATGGCTTCAGCTCCCCTGCAAACTCCGGCGACCTCGAAAACCAATACGGGCTTTGCCGTGGAGTGTGCTCGTGAACTAGCGCTCATGCGGGTCGGGAGCCAGGCGGAGCCATTGGACTCGGCTCCTGCGGCGATGGTTCGAGAGGTGATCTACCAAGCATCAGCAGCGTTGACGAGCGGTCGTTGTGATACGCCGGCGGGCGACACATCGGAGCCGGTCGGCGCAGGGGTGCCGGCCGGCCAGGCCGAGTACACGCATCCGACCGGGTCCTGCGCACAAAACTCCGAGTCGACCGTCGTTGAGCTGCCCAGTCGGCTCGCCGACCAGGGGCTGTGCGGACAGCGTGTGCAGCTCGACGCTGTGTCACCCGGCGATCTCATTTTCTGGGACTATCGCCAACACGCACCTACGCGGGTTGGGGTGGCGGTAGACCAGACGCGCGTCGTCACCGCAGACCCGTCCACCGGGCAGTTCGCGGTAATCGAGATTCCGGCCGGCGGCGACGCCCGCGCGAAACGAGTTCTTGCCGGTCCGGGTTATTGAGCATGATTGCTCAATAACCCATGTACGCTCCGCCTTCGCGCATGCTGGCAATTCCGGGCACATTGCTCACCGACCCGTACCGGTCGATCGAGTAGCGCACTCCAGCGATGATGTTGTCGACCGGGTTCCAGATATCGCGGTGCCCCGGCAGCGAATACGCGTCGAAGGTGGGGTCGATGGTCTGCATCAGTCCCTTCGACGGAATCCCCGCGGCGGCATTGCTATCCCATAGATTGATCGCATGCGGGTTCCCGCTGGACTCATGCTGGATGATCGCCGCGATGGCGGAGCGGTCGATCTGACCGGTGTCGTAGCCGTTTTCGGCGAGTACACGCATGGCCTGATCGATCCACTGACTCTGCTGCCCGGAGGGCATCGTCCCGGGAGGACCCGTGCCCGCACCGCCGCGACCAGGCCGGGTGCGGCGTCGCGGGCGCGGCGCCGGTGCCTGTGGCCGTGACTCCCGTACATACCGGCCGGCCAGCGCGGCTACCCGATCCGCGGCAATCACCGCGGCGTTCTGGCCTTGTCCCAGCACGGCGCCGGCGCGTTGCAGCGCGGAGCCGAGCGCGGCGGTCACCATCTGCTGACCGGCGGGGGTATCCGCCACGGGCCCCAGAGCAGTCAGCGCGGTGTTGACGTTGGCGATGATCGTGCCGATCGCGACTCGTCCCTGCGCCGTGGAACCCGCGGCGTCGCCGAGAATCCGCTCGAGCTCGACGTTCAACTCGCCCAGAGCGTCGGCGCGGCGAGACGTATTACCCTCGTGCAGGCCGTATTGTGCGCCCATCTCGCCACCCATGCGCAGAGGGCCGGTCGGCGCG
This genomic interval carries:
- a CDS encoding transglycosylase SLT domain-containing protein yields the protein MGGADLGAVPAALLAMAAPALAALAAIAGRYGDGSPSTVTGQSYAPPVVNTDAPTGPLRMGGEMGAQYGLHEGNTSRRADALGELNVELERILGDAAGSTAQGRVAIGTIIANVNTALTALGPVADTPAGQQMVTAALGSALQRAGAVLGQGQNAAVIAADRVAALAGRYVRESRPQAPAPRPRRRTRPGRGGAGTGPPGTMPSGQQSQWIDQAMRVLAENGYDTGQIDRSAIAAIIQHESSGNPHAINLWDSNAAAGIPSKGLMQTIDPTFDAYSLPGHRDIWNPVDNIIAGVRYSIDRYGSVSNVPGIASMREGGAYMGY